One Anaerolineales bacterium DNA segment encodes these proteins:
- a CDS encoding ABC transporter permease, which yields MFLTQNLREALESLTSNKLRSGLTMLGIVIGVGAVIAMLSVGQGASATISGSINSIGTNLIFVIGVADEDVTVRRPLTLEDAQAIGDPLNAPSILLTSVVYQLGRIKVSAAGETVTMAVTAVTSAYDEIRNLDMAEGEFLTEVHMNGRASVAILGMTTAENLFGRTEGLVGESVRIQGQPFRVIGIQASKGGSGFSDADDIVYVPYTTAVSRLAQRSGEAPNRVDMIVASAVSAEAVADASEEIRQILRVRHHTEVGKDDFTLMTQQDFLSLTSQIMGVLTIFLGGIAAISLLVGGIGIMNIMLVSVTERTREIGLRKALGARRKDIMIQFLTESAMLSVCGGLIGIGLGTALAFAVGQIAAATGNEFTPVVGLDSVLLATLFSAAVGLFFGIYPASRAAGLEPVEALRYE from the coding sequence ATGTTTCTGACGCAAAACCTGCGTGAAGCCCTGGAAAGCCTGACCTCCAACAAGCTGCGTTCCGGACTGACCATGCTCGGGATCGTCATCGGCGTCGGCGCGGTCATCGCCATGCTCTCGGTCGGACAGGGCGCTTCGGCCACCATCTCCGGCTCGATCAATTCCATCGGCACCAACCTGATCTTCGTAATCGGCGTGGCCGACGAGGACGTCACCGTCCGCAGGCCGCTGACGCTCGAAGATGCGCAGGCGATCGGCGACCCGCTGAACGCGCCCTCGATCCTTTTGACCTCGGTTGTGTACCAGCTGGGAAGGATCAAAGTCTCGGCGGCCGGGGAGACGGTGACCATGGCCGTCACCGCCGTAACCTCCGCCTACGATGAAATCCGCAACCTCGACATGGCGGAAGGGGAATTTCTCACCGAGGTGCACATGAACGGACGGGCTTCGGTGGCGATCTTGGGGATGACCACCGCCGAGAACCTGTTCGGCCGGACGGAAGGCTTGGTCGGGGAATCCGTGCGCATCCAAGGCCAACCTTTCCGAGTCATCGGCATCCAGGCCTCCAAGGGCGGCAGCGGATTCTCGGATGCGGACGACATTGTGTACGTACCGTATACCACTGCCGTCAGCCGGTTGGCCCAGCGCAGCGGCGAAGCGCCCAACCGGGTGGACATGATCGTCGCTTCGGCGGTGAGCGCCGAAGCCGTCGCCGACGCCTCCGAAGAGATCCGCCAAATTCTCCGCGTGCGGCATCACACCGAGGTGGGCAAGGACGATTTCACCCTCATGACCCAGCAGGATTTCCTTTCCCTGACGTCGCAGATCATGGGCGTGCTGACCATCTTCCTGGGGGGGATCGCCGCGATCTCGCTCTTGGTGGGCGGCATCGGGATCATGAACATCATGCTGGTTTCGGTGACGGAACGGACCCGCGAGATCGGCCTGCGCAAGGCGCTGGGCGCGCGGCGGAAGGACATTATGATTCAGTTCCTGACGGAATCGGCCATGCTGAGCGTCTGCGGCGGCCTGATCGGAATCGGGCTGGGCACGGCGCTGGCTTTTGCAGTGGGGCAGATCGCCGCGGCGACCGGCAACGAATTCACCCCGGTCGTCGGATTGGATTCGGTCTTGTTGGCGACGCTCTTTTCTGCCGCGGTGGGATTGTTTTTCGGGATTTATCCGGCCTCCCGCGCCGCGGGATTGGAGCCCGTCGAAGCGCTGCGGTACGAATAA
- a CDS encoding FAD-dependent oxidoreductase: MCPHAQLCECACVRNKNHEPVLCGALEAFAADFERAQNPFCLQPGPPSGKRAAVVGSGPAGLACAEQLILRGHQVTVFDSALAAGGLLTYGIPGFKLDPSIVQALIQDLQHAGVEFRLGTRIGRRYPLDALFSEGFQAVFLGIGASVPTCMQVAGADLPGVFPPDEFLSRANVDPSLLPEEWREPLGVGKRVVVVGGGDTASDCLRTSLRRGAERVTCLYRRTEPEMPGVAKDRALAREEGAEFLFLTQPIRFLPGPDGRVGSIECLKCELGEPDIEGRRRPIPLDGTNFIVEADTVVCALGYGPNPEVGRSTEGLVMDRNNLLQTDPQTCATTRAGVFAGGDVVSGQDLVVNAMASGRRAAKSIDRFLQDSGV; encoded by the coding sequence GTGTGTCCGCACGCCCAGTTGTGCGAGTGCGCCTGCGTGCGGAACAAAAACCACGAGCCGGTGCTGTGCGGGGCGCTTGAAGCTTTCGCGGCCGATTTCGAACGCGCGCAAAATCCATTCTGCCTGCAACCCGGGCCGCCCTCCGGCAAGCGCGCGGCGGTTGTCGGTTCCGGCCCGGCCGGCCTGGCCTGCGCGGAGCAACTCATCCTGCGCGGCCATCAAGTGACGGTCTTTGATTCCGCCCTCGCCGCGGGCGGTTTGCTCACTTACGGCATCCCCGGCTTTAAACTCGATCCCTCCATTGTCCAGGCCTTGATCCAGGATCTGCAGCACGCGGGCGTGGAGTTCCGGCTCGGCACCAGGATCGGCCGCCGCTATCCTTTGGACGCCCTTTTCTCCGAAGGATTCCAGGCGGTGTTTCTCGGCATCGGAGCTTCGGTTCCGACGTGCATGCAGGTTGCAGGCGCCGATCTGCCCGGGGTTTTCCCTCCGGACGAGTTCCTGTCCCGTGCGAATGTGGATCCGTCCTTGCTGCCGGAGGAATGGCGGGAGCCGCTCGGCGTCGGCAAACGGGTGGTCGTCGTCGGGGGCGGCGATACAGCATCGGATTGCCTGCGGACCTCCCTGCGCAGGGGGGCCGAACGGGTGACGTGCCTTTACCGGCGCACGGAACCGGAGATGCCGGGCGTCGCCAAGGACCGCGCTTTGGCACGCGAAGAAGGCGCGGAATTTTTGTTTCTCACGCAACCGATCCGGTTTCTGCCGGGCCCCGACGGCCGGGTCGGATCGATCGAGTGCCTCAAGTGCGAACTGGGAGAACCCGACATCGAAGGCCGCCGGCGGCCGATCCCCCTCGACGGAACGAACTTCATCGTGGAGGCGGACACCGTTGTCTGCGCGCTGGGGTACGGCCCCAATCCGGAGGTCGGCCGGTCGACCGAAGGGTTGGTAATGGATAGGAACAACCTCCTGCAGACGGATCCGCAGACCTGCGCCACCACCCGCGCCGGCGTCTTCGCGGGCGGCGACGTTGTTTCCGGCCAAGACCTGGTCGTCAACGCCATGGCCTCCGGACGCCGGGCCGCCAAATCCATCGACCGCTTCCTTCAAGATTCCGGCGTATGA
- a CDS encoding efflux RND transporter periplasmic adaptor subunit has protein sequence MKRHWRSILAVVVVAAVAGIGFWIYQTVQSRQQAQSLQTAVVERGTLTASIGATGTIQARQQAALSFSINGQVGSVNVRMGDRVEAGQVLMELDPAYYPQTVLNAQIELVNARKALEDLQTSQTALAQAELTLANAARALDDAQTAYDNAVARYNDGWVRECEKRVEDAHWAWMVYRFSNDGSPAAQRELARLYQEYLDALRELEKARRYAELGVGSTAANSKEAQMELDIAKAELALAQARYNDALAEYNRLKDGVPAEDLAAAEARVAAAQSILDQVRITAPFAGTIMAVELLPGDSVSPGTIGLVIADLSELHVDVPVAEVDYNRLAVGQAAELSLDAIPGTLFSGRVSEIKLHASTSAGSVAYPVTVVIDEPDPRVLPGMTAAVDIEVEHLEDVLLVPNRAVRTVGGSRVVYLYVDGGLKTVEIELGASNDVMSQVVSGDLQEGDLIVLNPPTTFFNGSGPMSGGGGGGGFFGG, from the coding sequence ATGAAGAGACATTGGCGGTCCATTCTTGCCGTCGTCGTTGTGGCGGCGGTGGCCGGGATCGGGTTTTGGATTTACCAAACTGTCCAGTCCCGTCAGCAGGCGCAGTCCCTGCAAACGGCCGTGGTGGAGCGGGGGACGCTGACGGCCTCGATCGGAGCCACCGGCACGATCCAGGCCAGGCAGCAAGCCGCGTTGTCCTTCTCCATCAATGGGCAGGTGGGCTCGGTGAACGTCCGGATGGGCGACCGGGTTGAGGCCGGACAGGTGTTGATGGAATTGGATCCTGCCTACTATCCACAGACGGTGCTCAATGCCCAGATCGAATTGGTCAACGCCCGGAAAGCCCTTGAGGACCTGCAAACCTCGCAAACCGCATTGGCGCAGGCGGAATTGACCTTGGCCAACGCCGCGCGGGCGCTAGACGACGCGCAAACCGCCTACGACAACGCCGTGGCGAGGTACAACGACGGCTGGGTGAGGGAATGCGAAAAGCGGGTCGAAGACGCGCACTGGGCCTGGATGGTGTACCGGTTCAGCAACGACGGGAGTCCGGCGGCCCAACGGGAATTGGCCAGACTGTATCAGGAGTACCTCGACGCGCTGCGCGAACTGGAAAAGGCGCGCCGCTATGCCGAATTGGGTGTCGGCAGCACCGCCGCGAATTCCAAGGAAGCCCAGATGGAACTGGACATCGCCAAGGCGGAATTGGCTTTGGCCCAAGCCCGGTACAACGACGCCCTGGCGGAGTATAACCGCCTGAAGGACGGGGTTCCCGCAGAGGACCTGGCCGCCGCGGAGGCGCGGGTGGCCGCGGCTCAGTCGATCCTCGATCAGGTAAGGATCACCGCCCCCTTTGCGGGAACGATCATGGCCGTTGAATTGCTGCCGGGGGATTCCGTTTCCCCCGGAACGATCGGTTTGGTGATTGCCGACCTTTCCGAATTGCACGTAGACGTTCCCGTGGCGGAGGTGGATTACAACCGCCTAGCCGTCGGCCAGGCCGCCGAGCTTTCGCTGGACGCGATTCCCGGCACGCTCTTTTCCGGGCGGGTGAGCGAGATCAAACTTCATGCGTCCACATCGGCCGGTTCCGTGGCCTACCCGGTGACGGTCGTCATCGACGAACCGGATCCGCGGGTGCTTCCCGGCATGACGGCGGCGGTGGATATTGAAGTCGAGCATTTGGAGGACGTCCTGCTGGTCCCCAACCGAGCCGTCCGGACAGTCGGCGGATCGCGGGTGGTATACCTCTATGTGGACGGCGGGTTGAAGACCGTGGAGATCGAGCTCGGCGCCAGCAACGACGTTATGAGTCAGGTGGTCTCGGGCGACCTGCAGGAGGGGGACCTGATCGTGTTGAATCCCCCAACGACATTTTTTAATGGGTCCGGTCCGATGAGCGGCGGCGGCGGGGGCGGCGGGTTCTTCGGCGGGTGA
- a CDS encoding dephospho-CoA kinase: protein MSRWTGKYVIGLTGNIATGKSVVRKMLEHLGAFGIDADEVAHRAMSRGGPAYEAVIRLFGEWILDSGGEINRKALGRLAFADAKLLDELEDIMHPLVLQAVDLLITRSHSPVIVLEAIKLFESGLAESCDTVWVVDASPDIQIDRLIRKRGLSESIARQRIAVQPPQKEKLARAKVVIKNSNSFEDTWNQVQAAWAAGAQPAEALPPAPVVRGELAIRRGRPSDADLIADFLNKIRKPEQPLTRADIMAAFGQKAYFLLEQDEQMVGAIGWQVDNLVTRADEIVLAKDAPVDQALQMLITAMETASAELQSEAAVIYSDPALAKAGAWKSAGYAPAKAGELGVKAWEEAAQESEVPGAALLFKRLREDRILRPI from the coding sequence ATGAGTCGCTGGACCGGCAAGTACGTGATCGGCCTCACCGGCAATATCGCCACCGGCAAAAGCGTTGTGCGCAAGATGCTCGAACACCTGGGGGCGTTCGGGATCGACGCGGACGAGGTGGCGCACCGGGCCATGTCGCGCGGCGGCCCGGCCTACGAGGCCGTCATTCGGCTTTTCGGGGAATGGATCCTCGATTCCGGGGGCGAGATCAACCGCAAGGCGCTGGGCCGGCTGGCGTTCGCCGACGCCAAACTCCTCGACGAACTCGAGGACATCATGCACCCCCTGGTCCTCCAAGCCGTCGATCTGCTCATCACCCGCTCGCATTCGCCGGTGATCGTCCTCGAGGCGATTAAACTCTTCGAATCCGGTCTGGCCGAATCGTGCGATACGGTTTGGGTGGTGGACGCTTCGCCGGACATCCAGATCGACCGTTTGATACGCAAGCGCGGCCTGAGCGAATCCATCGCCCGCCAGCGGATCGCCGTGCAGCCCCCCCAGAAGGAAAAGCTGGCGCGGGCCAAAGTCGTCATTAAGAATTCCAACTCGTTCGAAGATACCTGGAACCAGGTCCAAGCCGCCTGGGCGGCCGGCGCCCAACCCGCCGAAGCCCTGCCGCCGGCGCCGGTCGTGCGCGGCGAGCTTGCCATCCGGCGCGGACGGCCCTCCGATGCCGATCTGATCGCCGATTTCCTCAATAAAATCCGGAAACCCGAGCAGCCCCTCACCCGGGCCGACATCATGGCCGCCTTCGGCCAAAAGGCCTATTTCCTGCTGGAGCAGGACGAGCAGATGGTTGGAGCCATCGGCTGGCAGGTGGATAACCTGGTGACCCGTGCGGATGAAATCGTTCTGGCCAAAGACGCACCGGTTGATCAGGCGTTGCAGATGCTCATCACCGCAATGGAAACGGCGTCCGCCGAACTGCAGAGCGAAGCCGCGGTGATTTATTCCGATCCGGCGCTGGCGAAAGCCGGCGCCTGGAAGAGCGCCGGGTACGCCCCCGCCAAGGCCGGCGAATTGGGCGTCAAGGCTTGGGAAGAAGCCGCGCAGGAATCGGAGGTTCCCGGCGCCGCCCTGCTCTTTAAGCGCCTGCGTGAAGACCGCATCCTAAGGCCGATATAA
- a CDS encoding ABC transporter ATP-binding protein produces MIELEDICKVYRMGEVDVNALDGLSLRVRRGDVVAIMGPSGSGKSTLMNIIGCLDRPTSGSYQLDGRTVSQLQDDSLAEIRNRKVGFIFQSFNLLGRSTATANVELPLRYAGVDQARRERAQEMLQLVGLGDRMEHKPMELSGGQQQRVAIARALVNRPAIILADEPTGNLDSRSGAEILDLLLQLNRESGATLVIVTHDTGVAARARRTIRLKDGSIEEDYVSDAKPA; encoded by the coding sequence GTGATCGAACTGGAAGACATCTGCAAGGTGTACCGGATGGGCGAAGTCGACGTAAACGCTTTGGACGGCTTGTCCCTTCGCGTGCGCCGCGGCGACGTGGTGGCGATCATGGGGCCCTCGGGCTCCGGGAAAAGCACGCTGATGAACATCATCGGCTGCCTGGACCGGCCGACCTCGGGGAGCTACCAGCTGGACGGCAGGACGGTCTCTCAACTGCAGGATGACTCGCTGGCGGAGATCCGCAACCGCAAGGTGGGCTTCATCTTCCAAAGCTTCAATTTGCTGGGACGCTCGACGGCCACGGCCAATGTGGAATTGCCGCTGCGCTATGCGGGGGTGGACCAAGCCCGCCGGGAGCGCGCGCAGGAGATGTTGCAGCTGGTCGGGCTGGGGGACCGCATGGAGCACAAGCCGATGGAGCTTTCAGGGGGCCAGCAGCAGCGGGTGGCGATCGCCCGGGCGCTGGTCAATCGTCCGGCGATCATCCTGGCCGACGAGCCGACCGGCAACCTGGACAGCCGGTCGGGAGCCGAGATCCTCGACCTTCTGTTGCAGCTGAACCGCGAAAGCGGCGCGACGCTGGTGATCGTCACGCACGATACGGGAGTCGCCGCACGCGCCCGCCGGACCATCCGCCTGAAGGACGGCAGCATCGAGGAGGACTATGTTTCTGACGCAAAACCTGCGTGA